Proteins found in one Syngnathus acus chromosome 9, fSynAcu1.2, whole genome shotgun sequence genomic segment:
- the LOC119127185 gene encoding gastrula zinc finger protein XlCGF57.1-like produces MASREEHLCRAREEKEEQARRLDAILSASDAALHSRDVQPPTDHQEEHPEPRRVKEEDEDLTPCRVKEEEEEVDVSELSLNVVVVKTEDNEDGVVEWSRPHGRSPSGDGREGAPADEPLAPPSHGGDTEKPSRSAADDEKRLGSAAKDHLTCSLCGKSFSCKYSVKEHMRTHTGEKPFSCTVCSKTFACKSNMVRHMRAHTGEKPTFHCSVCGDAFAQKGSLIVHMATHTDEKRFACSVCGKRFAKRKNMMVHMRTHTGEKPYGCSVCSEMFAKKISLIAHTATHTGEKPFTCSVCGESYSYKRSLNIHMQTHTGESLISCSVCRESFSYKKSLKAHMRKHTGEKPFTCSLCGESFTYKQTLNAHMKRHTGEKPFSCSVCGESFTYRPTFNAHMRTHTGEQPFTCPVCGKSLSYKHSLNEHMQTHAEKRFSCSICGQQYAQEASLSAHTATHTGEKPFTCSVCGESFTQKQYMLKHVRRHTGEKRCACSVCGKSFASKQHLNVHAWTHTGEKPFSCSECGESFTQKQYMVRHMRKHTGEKPFICSVCGKSVTSKHSLIAHMRGHTEEKPFTCSLCAKRFTSKRNLNVHMRTHTGEKPFSCSDCGKKFAFKQNLNAHMQTHNKE; encoded by the exons ATGGCGTCCCGTGAGGAGCATCTTTGTCGAGCGAGAGAGGAGAAGGAAGAGCAAGCCCGACGACTGGACGCCATTTTGTCAGCCTCCGATGCCGCGCTGCATAGTCGAG ACGTCCAGCCACCGACTGATCATCAGGAAGAGCATCCGGAGCCCCGCCGTGTGAAAGAGGAAGACGAGGATCTGACGCCATGTCGCgtgaaagaggaagaggaagaggtggaTGTGAGCGAGTTGTCCCTCAACGTCGTCGTGGTGAAGACTGAAGACAATGAAGACGGGGTAGTGGAGTGGTCGCGGCCTCATGGACGCAGTCCGAGCGGGGACGGACGCGAGGGAGCGCCCGCCGACGAGCCCTTAGCTCCGCCTTCGCATGGCGGCGACACGGAAAAACCCTCGAGGAGCGCAGCGGATGACGAGAAACGCTTGGGGAGCGCCGCAAAGGATCATTTGACCTGCTCACTTTGTGGTAAAAGCTTCTCTTGTAAGTACAGCGTGAAGGAGCACATGAGAACGCACACGGGAGAAAAACCCTTCAGCTGTACCGTTTGTAGTAAAACGTTTGCTTGCAAGTCAAATATGGTGAGACACATGAGAGCGCACACAGGCGAGAAACCAACTTTTCATTGTTCGGTTTGCGGCGACGCCTTTGCGCAAAAAGGATCCTTGATTGTGCACATGGCGACACACACAGACGAGAAACGTTTTGCGTGCTCAGTTTGTGGAAAAAGATtcgctaaaagaaaaaatatgatgGTTCACATGAGGACACACACGGGAGAAAAACCTTACGGTTGCTCCGTCTGCAGTGAAATGTTTGCCAAAAAGATCTCTTTGATTGCACATACAGCCACGCACACCGGAGAGAAACCTTTCACCTGCTCCGTTTGCGGCGAAAGCTATTCGTACAAGCGGAGTTTGAACATacacatgcagacacacacaggggAAAGTCTGATTAGTTGCTCGGTTTGCCGTGAAAGTTTTTCttacaaaaaaagtttgaaggCCCACATGCGGAAACACACGGGAGAAAAACCTTTCACCTGCTCCCTTTGCGGCGAAAGCTTCACCTACAAGCAGACTTTAAATGCACACATGAAAAGGCACACGGGAGAAAAACCCTTCagttgctcagtttgtggagAAAGTTTTACTTATAGGCCGACTTTTAACGCACACATGAGAACTCACACGGGAGAACAACCTTTTACTTGCCCAGTTTGTGGCAAAAGCCTTTCTTACAAGCACAGTTTGAATGAACATATGCAAACGCACGCAGAGAAACGCTTTAGTTGCTCCATTTGCGGGCAACAATATGCTCAGGAGGCCTCGCTGAGTGCGCACACAGCAACGCACACGGGAGAAAAACCTTTCACCTGCTCCGTTTGCGGCGAAAGCTTCACTCAAAAACAATATATGCTCAAACACGTGAGAAGGCACACGGGAGAAAAACGCTGCGCTTGTTCAGtttgcgggaaaagttttgcCTCAAAGCAGCATTTGAACGTGCACGCGTGGACGCACACTGGAGAAAAACCCTTCAGTTGCTCAGAATGTGGCGAAAGCTTCACTCAAAAACAATATATGGTGAGACACATGAGGAAGCACACTGGGGAAAAACCTTTCATTTGCTCCGTTTGCGGTAAAAGTGTGACTTCCAAGCACAGCTTGATTGCACACATGCGGGGGCACACAGAAGAGAAACCCTTCACTTGTTCCCTTTGCGCCAAAAGATTCACGAGCAAAAGAAATCTGAACGTCCACATGAGAACACACACGGGAGAAAAACCCTTCAGCTGCTCAGATTGCGGTAAAAAATTTGCTTTCAAGCAAAACTTGAACGCACACATGCAGACGCACAACAAGGAATAA
- the LOC119127217 gene encoding zinc finger protein OZF-like → MATDREQLCRVIDNERQHADPLHERRGQPKVPPDAPRPSSCLEQQRPQPPHLKEEETQNLHFKSEEEEVDISQLPLTVVIVKSEDVKDEEVLHHSPSEGEPAAHYLLAHHKDTDGSLRSDVDRNGDDKRSKYCNEEKKPDQTRRRRPLRKKRFSCSVCGKTFPYESTWNEHMQTHTGVKPFRCSICGEAFARKGNMNVHMRKHTGENPFSCTVCGDKFARKVNLIAHTATHTGEKPFTCSVCGEKFSYEYNVNTHMKTHTGEKPFVCSVCGKRFLKKSVMVKHMRTHTGEKPFSCSICSECFSYKHSLNVHMRTHSGEKLFSCSVCGKRFSQKQNMIQHMRTHTGDKPFTCSVCGESFSYKHSLKSHVLNHTGGKPFTCSVCSKSFSNKYDLNVHTRTHTGEKPFSCSVCGKSFTVKQNMMRHTRTHSGEKPFACSLCDKSFSSKSDMNRHENTHKRKVVELV, encoded by the exons ATGGCGACGGACCGTGAGCAACTTTGTCGAGTAATCGACAACGAGCGACAACATGCGGACCCCCTTCACGAGCGAC GTGGGCAGCCGAAAGTTCCACCTGATGCACCGAGGCCGAGCTCCTGTTTGGAGCAACAGCGTCCACAGCCACCCCACCTTAAAGAGGAAGAGACACAGAACCTTCACTTTAAAtcggaagaggaggaggttgATATCAGCCAGTTGCCACTGACGGTCGTCATTGTGAAGAGTGAAGACGTCAAAGATGAAGAAGTTCTTCACCACAGTCCAAGTGAAGGAGAACCGGCAGCACACTACCTCTTAGCTCATCACAAAGACACAGACGGGTCATTGAGGAGCGACGTTGATCGTAACGGTGATGACAAACGCTCAAAATACtgcaatgaggaaaaaaaacctgatcAAACGCGTAGAAGGCGTCCCTTACGTAAAAAACGTTTCAGCTGTTCAGTTTGCGGCAAAACGTTTCCTTATGAGAGTACTTGGAACGaacacatgcagacacacacaggagtAAAACCTTTTCGCTGCTCAATCTGTGGGGAAGCTTTTGCTCGAAAAGGAAATATGAACGTACACATGAGAAAACACACGGGCGAAAATCCTTTCAGCTGCACAGTGTGCGGTGATAAATTTGCCCGCAAGGTCAATCTGATTgcacacacagcaacacacacagggGAAAAACCTTTCACTTGCTCAGTGTGTGGTGAAAAGTTTTCTTATGAGTACAATGTCAATACAcacatgaaaacacacacgggAGAAAAACCCTTTGTTTGCTCCGTCTGTGGTAAACGGTTCCTTAAAAAGTCCGTGATGGTGAAGCACATGAGAACCCACACAGGCGAAAAACCCTTTAGTTGCTCAATTTGCAGCGAATGCTTTTCTTATAAGCACAGTTTGAATGTGCATATGAGAACACACTCGGGGGAAAAACTCTTTagttgctcagtttgtgggaaaagattctctcagaagCAAAACATGATCCAACACATGAGAACACACACGGGTGATAAACCTTTCACTTGCTCAGTGTGTGGTGAAAGTTTTTCTTATAAACACAGTTTGAAATCACACGTGCTGAACCACACGGGAGGAAAACCCTTCACTTGCTCTGTTTGTAGTAAAAGCTTTTCTAACAAGTATGATTTGAATGTACACacgagaacacacacaggtgagaaaccttttagTTGCTCAGTTTGCGGCAAAAGTTTCACCGTAAAGCAAAATATGATGagacacacaagaacacactcGGGAGAAAAACCTTTTGCATGCTCACTTTGTGATAAAAGCTTTTCCAGTAAGTCTGATATGAACAGAcatgagaacacacacaaaaggaaaGTTGTGGAGCTTGTGTAA
- the LOC119127243 gene encoding gastrula zinc finger protein XlCGF8.2DB-like, producing MASHEKQVWRASEKIERLRQDDDIILAPIVLHMQDIQQLMGRPEEVLLWPQVGGSSSAQVCPQPPNIKEEEDEVDVSELPLSIVVVKSEDDEDHPPASSRLGFHGPSGEPREGSPVDELPAQLAQPQKALRICADHQGDDKCLKGSRKDVRPPTAEDRFTCSVCGKSFTKAYQNRHMRTHTRAKTFRCSVCGETFAQKVSLIVHKVTHTLENPFTCSVCSKIYYIKDHLSRHMRTHTGEKPFACSVCGERFAHKISLVAHTATHTGEKPFACSVCGESFSYKHCVTRHMRTHTGEKPFTCSVCAQSFTYKETLNSHMQTHTGEKLFTCSVCGKNFCYKNGLKSHVLTHAGEKPFTCSLCGKSFAYKSTLKSHVRKHNGEQTF from the exons ATGGCGTCGCACGAGAAGCAAGTttggcgagcgagcgagaagATCGAGCGACTACGGCAGGACGACGACATTATCTTGGCGCCCATCGTGTTGCACATGCAAG ACATCCAACAGCTGATGGGTCGCCCAGAGGAAGTTCTTCTCTGGCCGCAAGTGGGGGGCTCCAGTTCAGCACAGGTGTGCCCACAGCCTCCCAACatcaaagaggaagaggacgagGTGGACGTCAGTGAGCTGCCGCTAAGCATCGTTGTGGTGAAGAGCGAGGACGACGAGGACCACCCGCCCGCGAGCTCGCGGCTTGGCTTTCACGGTCCAAGCGGAGAGCCCCGTGAAGGCTCGCCTGTAGACGAGCTCCCGGCTCAGCTGGCGCAGCCCCAAAAAGCTTTGAGGATCTGTGCAGACCACCAAGGTGACGATAAATGCTTGAAAGGCTCCCGGAAGGACGTGAGGCCTCCCACGGCCGAAGATCGTTTCACCTGCTCTGTTTGTGGCAAAAGCTTCACCAAGGCTTATCAAAATAGACACATGAGAACCCACACGAGAGCGAAAACGTTTCGTTGCTCCGTTTGCGGCGAAACCTTTGCCCAGAAGGTCTCTTTGATTGTACACAAGGTAACGCACACGCTAGAAAATCCTTTCACTTGCTCAGTATGCAGCAAAATCTATTATATCAAAGACCATTTGAGTCGACACATGAGAACGCACACGGGGGAAAAACCTTTCGCTTGCTCCGTTTGCGGTGAAAGGTTTGCCCACAAGATCTCGTTAGTGGCGCACACAGCGACGCACACGGGGGAAAAACCCTTCGCTTGTTCCGTTTGCGGCGAAAGCTTCTCATATAAGCATTGTGTGACGAGACACATGAGGACACATACGGGGGAAAAGCCCTTCACTTGCTCTGTTTGCGCTCAAAGCTTTACGTACAAGGAGACTTTAAATTCTCACATGCAGACGCACACGGGAGAAAAACTCTTCACCTGCTCAGTTTGCGGCAAAAACTTTTGTTATAAGAACGGTTTAAAATCGCACGTGCTGACGCATGCCGGTGAGAAACCTTTCACCTGCTCACTTTGTGGTAAAAGCTTTGCTTATAAGAGTACATTGAAATCGCACGTAAGGAAACACAATGGAGAACAAACTTTTTAG